The sequence GCAACAGGTCTCTCAGCAGGTAACTATACCGTAACAGTAACTGATGCTAATTCATGCCAAACTACTAGAAGTTTTACGATTGGACAGCCAAATACAGCTTTAAACACATTAGCTGTAGGACAAAATAATGCTTCTTGTTATGGAGGCACCAATGGAACTGCAACAGTTGTGGCAACAGGTGGTACTCCAGGCTATACCTATTCTTGGAATACAACTCCTGTACAATGGACAGCAACAGCAACAGGACTTGCTGCAGGTACTTATACGGTGACGGTAACTGATGCTAATAACTGTGAGGCAACAAGAAGTTTCACTATTACCCAACCTTCAGCATTAATTGCAACGGTAGGTGCGCAAACGAACGTTTCGTGCAATGGAGGTGCAAATGGTACTGCAACTGTAAACGTTACTGGCGGAACCCCAGGATATACATATTCATGGGCTCCATCTGGAGGAACCGCTGCAACTGCGTCTGGACTTGCAGCAGGTACATATACAGTAACGGTAACCGATGCAAATTCTTGTTCTAAAACTCAAAGTTTCACTATTACTCAACCCTCTATTTTATCAGCTACAAAATCACATACAAATGTTCTTTGTAACGGCACTGCTACAGGAAGTGCTACAGTAGTTGCATCAGGAGGTTCAGGAACTTATACCTATAGTTGGTCTCCTTCAGGGGGAACAGCTGCTACTGCTACTGGCTTAGTCGTTGGTAATTATAGCTGTGTAATTACAGATTCTAATGGATGTACTATAACTGAAACTTTTACTATTAATCAGCCTTCTGTATTGACAGCTATTACTTCACAAATAAATGCTACTTGTACTACTGGAGGAGAAGCTACTGTAAATCCATCTGGAGGTGAAAGTGATTATCAATATTTTTGGACGCCTGGAGGTGCTACTACTGCAACAATTACTAATTTAACGGCAGGCAATTATAGCTGTTTGATAACAGATGCTAATGGATGTAGTATTACTAAAAACTTTACAATAAACACAACCAATACTTTAGTCGCTTCCACTTCAAAAACTGACGTAACTTGTAATGGTAAAAATACAGGTTCTGCAACCGTAATACCATCAGGAGCAGTTGGACCATTTACTTACGTATGGTCACCTACTGGAGGAAATGGTGATACGGCTACAAATCTTGCTGCAGGAAATTATTCTGTTACAATTACCGCTGGGAATGGATGTTCTATAGTAAAAAACTTTACAATAAATGAACCACCAGCTATTGAAATTACAAAAATATCGCAAACGAACGTTTCTTGCAATGGAGGTACGAATGGTTCTGCTACTGTAAATGTTACTGGTGGAACTGGTGTATACATATATTCATGGGCGCCTTCTGGAGGAAATGCAGCAACAGCAACTGGGCTTGCTGCTGGAACGTACACAGTTACAGTAACCGATTCAAATTTATGTACCAAAACAGAAACTTTTATCATCACACAGCCTGATGCATTTATCGCTACGACAACAAAGACGGATGTTTCTTGTAATGGTGGAACTAATGGAACTGCAACAGTAAACGTAACTGGCGGAACTGGAACTTACACATACTTATGGTCTCCATCTGGAGGAACTGCAGCAACTGCATCTGGACTTACTTCTGGAAACTATACTGTTACAATAAAAGATTCTAATTTATGTCAAACTACTGCAACAGTAATCGTAGATGAACCTACTTTACTTACAGCAACAATAAATAAAACAGATGTTTTATGTTTTCAAGCAAATAATGGAACTGCTTCTGTAACTGCTTCTGGAGGAACTGAACCTTACACCTACTTATGGTCTCCATCTGGAGGAAATTCAGCAACAGCATCAGGATTAGCTCTAGGTTCTTATGATGTTAAAATAACCGATGCAAATGGATGTTTTATAACAAAAAACATTGTAATAACAGAACCTTCAATTGTATTACCTCCAACAGTAACTGCTCAAACATTTTGTTTTGCTGAAAATAAAACGATTGCAGATTTAGTTGCTACAGGAACTAATTTAAAATGGTATGATGCAGCAACTGGTGGAAATCCATTAGATGTAACAACTGTGTTAACAACAAAAAGTTATTTTGTTTCGCAAACAGTTGCGAATTGTGAATCTGAAAGAACAGAAGTTGTTGTTACGATTACGCCGAATCCGAATGCACCAACAGTAACTGCTCAAACATTTTGTTTTGCTGAAAATAAAACGATTGCAGATTTAGTTGCTACAGGAACTAATTTAAAATGGTATGATGCAGCAACTGGTGGAAATCCATTAGATGTAACAACTGTGTTAACAACAAAAAGTTATTTTGTTTCGCAAACAGTTGCGAATTGTGAATCTGAAAGAACAGAAGTTGTTGTTACGATTACGCCGAATCCGAATGCACCAACAGTAACTGCTCAAACATTTTGTTTTGCTGAAAATAAAACGATTGCAGATTTAGTTGCTACAGGAACTAATTTAAAATGGTATGATGCAGCAACTGGTGGAAATCCATTAGATGTAACAACTGTGTTAACAACAAAAAGTTATTTTGTTTCACAAACAATTTCGAATTGTGAATCTGAAAGAACTGAAGTTATTGTTACGATTACGCCGAATCCGAATGCACCAACAGTAACTGCTCAAACATTTTGTTTTGCTGAAAATAAAACGATTGCAGATTTAGTTGCTACAGGAACTAATTTAAAATGGTATGATGCAGCAACTGGTGGAAATCCATTAGATGTAACAACTGTGTTAACAACAAAAAGTTATTTTGTTTCACAAACAGTTGCGAATTGTGAATCAGAAAGAATAGAAGTTGTTGTTACGATTACTCCGAATCCGAATGCACCAACAGCAAATGCTCCAACATTTTGTTTTGCTGAAAATAAAACGATTGCAGATTTAGTTGCAACAGGAACTAATTTAAAATGGTATGATGAAGCAACAGGTGGAAACACTTTAGCTCCAACAACTGTGTTAACTTCAAAAAGTTACTTTGTTTCGCAAACCGTTTCGAATTGTGAATCTGAAAGAACAGAAGTTATCATTACGATTACGCCAAATCCAATGGCTCCAACGGCAACGGCTCAAACATTTTGTTTTGCTGAAAACAAAACGATTGCGGATTTAGTAGCTACAGGAACTAATTTAAAATGGTATGATGTAGCAACAGGTGGAAATGCTTTACCTTCAACAACTGTTTTAACTACAAAAAGTTATTTTGTTTCACAAACCGTTTCGAATTGTGAATCTGAAAGAACAGAAGTTATCGTTACGATTACTCCAAATCCGATAGCGCCAACAGCAAACGCTATTCAAGAATTTTGTTCAAATACTAATTCTAAAATTTCAAACATTGAGATTTCTGGTTCAAATATTAAATGGTATGCTTCAATAAATTCTACTACTGAATTAAATGAAAATACTTATTTAACAAATGCAAGTACCTATTTTGCAACTCAAACAATTAATGGATGCGAAAGTGAACTTAGAACACAAGTAACAGTTCAAATTTCAACACCTCCTACTTTACCAACGGGAGATAGTATTCAAACTTTTTGTGGAAATGCAACGATTGCTGATTTACAAATTAATGCCATTGCAGGCGCGGAGCTAATTTGGTACACAACTTCATATTCAAATACGATATTACCAACATCAACAGCTTTAGCAAATGCAACTTACTATGTTGCACAAAAAGTTGGCGCATGTATTTCTGAAAGAAAAGCAGTAACTGCCAGAATAATTAATTTAAGTTCACCGAATATAGGCAATTTTGAATTTTGTGGAAGTGCACAGGTTTCAGATTTATATATTCCTACACCAACTGGAGTAACTTATAAATGGTATAATTCACCATCGAATCCAAATGAATTACAGCCTTACGATTCACTAACAACAGGAACTTACTTTGTTTCAAAAAGTCAGTATAATTGTGAAACTGCAAGAGCTGCTGTATCCGTTGTGATTAAAGATTTACCAGAAAGTCCAACGGGTATTTCTCCACAATCATTTGTTGAAGGTTCGGTTATAAATCAAATTTTAATTAATCCTACAACTGCAGTTTGGTATATTACAGAAAATGATGCAATAACGAGTACGAATCCATTATCTCCAAACATGCCGTTAGTTAACGGAACGACATATTATGCAGTAAATATTGGAACAAACGGATGTCCGAGTTTACCTTTTGCTGTAACCGTGGATGTTTATTTATCTAACGATGCATTTGAAATGGATAAACTAAAATATTATCCGAATCCGGTTAACGATAAATTAAACATTGTTTATTTTGAAAACATCATTCAAGTTGATGTGTTTGATTTAACTGGAAGAAACGTAAAATCAGTATTTACTAACAGTCAAAACATCGAAGTGGATTTATCTGATTTAAGCTCTGCAACTTATATGATTCAACTTAAAACCGAATCGAAACAACAATTTATTAAAATCATAAAAAATTAAATCGTCCAATTTAATTTTTATAACGAGGATATTTCTTAATTGAAATTCCTCGTTTTTTTTATTCTAAAAAATAGTAGAAATTTAAAATAAGAAACATCTCTTTTATCCGAAAGAGATTCGGAAATAACTTAATTTATTAATATCTTGCAATAAAGATTCTAACAATAAAAAGCATGAATCAAGCAATAGTTCGTGTCGAAAACGTAAAGAAAACGTATCAATCTGGAGATACTTTAGTTACAGCTTTGGATACTTCAACTGAAACTTTTAACAAAGGTGAACTTACCTTAATTATGGGACCATCTGGTTCTGGAAAAACAACGCTTTTATCTTTAATCGGGTGTGTAATTTATCCGACATCGGGTGATGTTTTTCTAAAAAATACACAAGTCAATAAATTATCTGAAAACGAATTAGCTCAAATCAGATTAAATACAATTGGTTTTGTGTTTCAACAATTTAATTTAATAGAACCTTTAACAGCTCTAGAAAATGTAATGCAACCATTACTTCTGCAAGGTTTAAACAATAAAAACGCAAAAAATAAAGCCATCGTTGCTTTAGAAAAAGTAAATTTATCTGATCGAAAAAACAACCTACCCAAAAAATTAAGTGGTGGACAAAAACAACGGGTTGCAATTGCACGTGCTTTGGTAACAAATCCGGAAATTATTTTGTGTGACGAACCAACAGCTTCACTTGATGCTAAAAGTGGTGCTTTAATAATGGAAGAATTAAAACAATTGGCTCACCAAAATAGAGCCGTTATCATTGTTACGCATGATTTAAGATTAAGAAAATTTGCTGACCGAATTATTTATGTCGAAGAAGGAAAAATATCAAATACCATTTCAAATGAAGAAGATTATAAGTAGTTTATTTATATTAAGTTTCCTCTTTTTGAGTTGCTCTGACAAAGAAAAAGAAAGCAAGTCAATAGAAAATTCACAAGAAAAAATTTCAACCGTTGTAGGTATTGGAAAAGTTTTACCTAAAAATGGAATTATTCCGCTTTCGATCTCGCAAACCAATCAGGTGGTTGCTTTATACAAAAAAATGGGTGATACAGTTCAAGCTGGTGAATTGATTTTTAAGATGAAAGCGGTATCTGAAAATTTAGACGTTCAATTAGCAAAATCAAGTCTACAAGCAACACTTGATAAAAATAAAGCAAGTGCTGTTGATTATGAAATTGAACAAATTAAGCTGAATGAATTAAAGCAACTTTTTTTAACTTCGAAAAAATTATACAACCAAAAAGCAGAAACGAAGCAAAAAGTATATTTAGATAGTATAGCTTATGTACAACAACTTCAAAAAGTAAATCAAAGCAAACTAAATAAAGTAGCTAATAATGAATTAATGAACGAAAAAGAAGTTCAATTAAAAACTGCTTTAAATAAACTTAATGAACAAGAATTTAGAGCATTACAATCAGGAATTTTAATTCGATTTGATGTTGCTTTAGGACAAGTTTTAACTGCAAATTCTATTTTTGGTGAACTAGCAGAATTATCTGATTTAGTAATCGAAGGTGAAGTTGATGAACTTTATGCTTCGGACATTAAAACAGGTCAAGAAGTTGAAATTTATCTGGTTGGACAAAACACAATGATTGCAAAAGGTACTATTTCTTTCGCCGCATCAAGTCTTCAAAATAAATCGATTATTTACGAAACCATCGGTGAAGGTTCTGACCGACGTGTTCGCAGATTTACTGTTGCAATTTCTAATGAAAATAAATCACTTTTGATTAATCAAAAAGTTGAATGTAAAATTAAAATATAAATATGTTTGCATTAGCCTGGAAATTTATTCGGTTTGATAGAGCCAAATCTGTAGGAATAATTACAGCCATTGTAATTAGTATCTTTTTGATTGGACAACAAGTTGGTTTATTACTTTTTTTAATGGGCTTGATGGGAAATTTAGTTGGAAATGCAAATGTAAAAGACAATCAAATTTGGGTTATTGAATCGCAAACGCAAAACGCAAATACTTTAACAAAAATCGATATCCGTTATGTACAACAATTACAATCCATAAACGGAATTGAGCAAGCCTACCCTGTTGTAATTGGAAATGCAGAAGCTAAATTTTTAGATGGTAATACCGCATCCGTTCAAATCATAGGAAGCGACGCACCTGATTTTGTTATTGGTCCAAATCAATCGCGAATTTTTCAGGGCAACCTAAATGATTTAACCTTACCTGAAGCTGTTTCAGTCGAATTTTTTAATGCAAAATCTTGGAATACCAAACTACATTTAAATAAACAAATTGAATTAAATTCAAAAAGTGCACAAGTAAAATTGATTACTAAAAATGCGCAAGCTTTTGGCGGAAATTATGTTTATACTAATCTGTTTAACGCCCGTTATTACGGAAATATTGAACCATCTAAAGTAAGTTTGATTGTTTTAAATATCAATAAGCAAACAAATAAACAAGACGTAATTTCAAACATCAATTCACAATATCCAAATCTTCGGGCTTGGGATGCAAAGGCACTCCAAAAATCAACAGTTAAAGAAATTCTTATTTCTTCAAATATGGGAATGAGCTTCGGAACTTTAGTCGTTTTTGCAATGATTTCAGGTTTCTTTATAATTGGATTAACGCTTTATTCTTCGGCACTTGACCGCGTCAAAGATTACGGAACATTAAAAGCAATTGGCGCAAATAAATCTTACGTAAACAGATTATTAATCACTCAAGCATTACTTTATGCATTAATTGGTTTTTCGATAGCATTTTTACTTTTAATAGGTTTTAGTCAAGGTGTTAAAAAAAGTGGTCTTGAAATAAATTTTAGTTTTGAGTTTATTTCTTTTCTATTAGGAATCACATTATTTATTTCAATTGGAGGTTCGTTATTTGCCGTTCGAAAAATTTCGAAATTAGAACCTGCTTCTGTTTTTTAAATCATGAAAAAAATAGTAATCTATATCAGTTTATTGATTTCTGCACAAACATTTGGGCAAGAATTATCTTTATCAAAAGCTTTAGAGCTAGCTAACAATCGCGAATACAAACAAGCCGAATTAGATGTTTTAAAACAAGAAATCAATCTCAAAATTCAAAAAAACAAACGCTTACCGTTACTATATGGCGAAGCAAATATACAACGTAATTTAATTGTTCCGGTTACGCCGGTTCCTGCCATTGCTTTTGACCCAAACGCACAACCTGGCGAAATTACTCCACTTAAATTTGCTACGGATTGGTCGGCAAAAGCAGGTTTACAACTTAGTTTAGATTTATTCAATTCACAGAATCAATTAAAAATAAAGCAAGCTGAAAATCTAACTAAGAAAAGTGAATTATCAAGAAAAGAATCGGTTGAAACATTCAAAAATTTAATTATCGATTTGTATGCTCAAACCTATTT comes from Flavobacterium sp. I3-2 and encodes:
- a CDS encoding T9SS type A sorting domain-containing protein; amino-acid sequence: MKKKLLLFLTLFCIFGIHQNVKGQTTLGPGDIAFIGFDIGGLDGFSFIALKNLPAGEVVYFTEEGLSANGWIGSGEPHIRWTIPSGVTCGKIISVIETATNNVFTVTGGSTADFVINPEGPVYSFNLAAGDQMLAYQSIGNAMRPTISPVTITFLAGVHGDYNASNYDGTTKWNNSLETNYLGGSESILPQGLTNGVNCVSLFPGGPEPSQYYAKYSGTLTGTATQIRTSINTYTNWTFTSTTTNPSGTQGILPSNYTPNVTCTSVPTATTNTSVTNFGAHTATLGGTNDNGGDTSVLDRGIVWSLTTNPVIGGIGVTKVAATLNGTGSFTVNATGLPAGTTIYYRAYTQNSVETSYGSTVSFTTNVALSATQSQTIACNGISNGTATVVPSGGKTPYTYLWSPSGGTGATASGLSPTNYTVTITDNEGTSIQKNFTITQNSVIITGVTITDVSCYGGNNGSIDISPTGGSGSYTYNWGAGITTQDRTNLTAGTYSVTITDTNNCNSIINNITVGQPVAPLNVLTGGGNTNVSCNGGANGTATVAPTGGTPTYTYSWNTTPAQTTATATGLSAGTYTVTVTDANACQATRTFTINQPTVLSAVTSKTNVSCNGGANGSATVNVTGGTPGYSYSWAPSGGTAATATGLAAGTYTVTVKDANNCLVSNQVIITEPTTLSVGDPTVFGDNVWNFYAWNSGPNIENSWNSNYAGFYVINELNFDTRSQWSTHNSPSSAQGYQGCTVDVNYFSWSAKRSGFTSGYYSVAVNALDDIGELWINGTKVWFQTNCCLNSSNNQVWSGYLCEDSTIELRGYDEIDPAYAKLDFTFLPLDIQTTISNLSCYGENNGTASVNIENNVSYYFNLLMNQIDNSHPIAPHEIDGIYDLISNFLNSLNTVTYTWNTTPPQTGPTATNLSAGEHNVIISFANGCTETKSFTISQPPALIATEGGQTNVSCNGGANGTATVNVTGGTGNYTYSWAPSGGTAATATGLATGTYTVTVTDANSCSTTQSFTITQPPALIATAAAQSNVSCNGGANGTATVNVTGGTGNYTYSWFPSGGTAATATGLSAGTYTVTVTDVNSCSSTQSFTITQPPVLIATAGGQTNVSCNGGANGTATVNVTGGTPGYTYSWAPSGGTAATATGLSAGNYTVTVTDANSCQTTRSFTIGQPNTALNTLAVGQNNASCYGGTNGTATVVATGGTPGYTYSWNTTPVQWTATATGLAAGTYTVTVTDANNCEATRSFTITQPSALIATVGAQTNVSCNGGANGTATVNVTGGTPGYTYSWAPSGGTAATASGLAAGTYTVTVTDANSCSKTQSFTITQPSILSATKSHTNVLCNGTATGSATVVASGGSGTYTYSWSPSGGTAATATGLVVGNYSCVITDSNGCTITETFTINQPSVLTAITSQINATCTTGGEATVNPSGGESDYQYFWTPGGATTATITNLTAGNYSCLITDANGCSITKNFTINTTNTLVASTSKTDVTCNGKNTGSATVIPSGAVGPFTYVWSPTGGNGDTATNLAAGNYSVTITAGNGCSIVKNFTINEPPAIEITKISQTNVSCNGGTNGSATVNVTGGTGVYIYSWAPSGGNAATATGLAAGTYTVTVTDSNLCTKTETFIITQPDAFIATTTKTDVSCNGGTNGTATVNVTGGTGTYTYLWSPSGGTAATASGLTSGNYTVTIKDSNLCQTTATVIVDEPTLLTATINKTDVLCFQANNGTASVTASGGTEPYTYLWSPSGGNSATASGLALGSYDVKITDANGCFITKNIVITEPSIVLPPTVTAQTFCFAENKTIADLVATGTNLKWYDAATGGNPLDVTTVLTTKSYFVSQTVANCESERTEVVVTITPNPNAPTVTAQTFCFAENKTIADLVATGTNLKWYDAATGGNPLDVTTVLTTKSYFVSQTVANCESERTEVVVTITPNPNAPTVTAQTFCFAENKTIADLVATGTNLKWYDAATGGNPLDVTTVLTTKSYFVSQTISNCESERTEVIVTITPNPNAPTVTAQTFCFAENKTIADLVATGTNLKWYDAATGGNPLDVTTVLTTKSYFVSQTVANCESERIEVVVTITPNPNAPTANAPTFCFAENKTIADLVATGTNLKWYDEATGGNTLAPTTVLTSKSYFVSQTVSNCESERTEVIITITPNPMAPTATAQTFCFAENKTIADLVATGTNLKWYDVATGGNALPSTTVLTTKSYFVSQTVSNCESERTEVIVTITPNPIAPTANAIQEFCSNTNSKISNIEISGSNIKWYASINSTTELNENTYLTNASTYFATQTINGCESELRTQVTVQISTPPTLPTGDSIQTFCGNATIADLQINAIAGAELIWYTTSYSNTILPTSTALANATYYVAQKVGACISERKAVTARIINLSSPNIGNFEFCGSAQVSDLYIPTPTGVTYKWYNSPSNPNELQPYDSLTTGTYFVSKSQYNCETARAAVSVVIKDLPESPTGISPQSFVEGSVINQILINPTTAVWYITENDAITSTNPLSPNMPLVNGTTYYAVNIGTNGCPSLPFAVTVDVYLSNDAFEMDKLKYYPNPVNDKLNIVYFENIIQVDVFDLTGRNVKSVFTNSQNIEVDLSDLSSATYMIQLKTESKQQFIKIIKN
- a CDS encoding ABC transporter ATP-binding protein; the protein is MNQAIVRVENVKKTYQSGDTLVTALDTSTETFNKGELTLIMGPSGSGKTTLLSLIGCVIYPTSGDVFLKNTQVNKLSENELAQIRLNTIGFVFQQFNLIEPLTALENVMQPLLLQGLNNKNAKNKAIVALEKVNLSDRKNNLPKKLSGGQKQRVAIARALVTNPEIILCDEPTASLDAKSGALIMEELKQLAHQNRAVIIVTHDLRLRKFADRIIYVEEGKISNTISNEEDYK
- a CDS encoding efflux RND transporter periplasmic adaptor subunit, which codes for MKKIISSLFILSFLFLSCSDKEKESKSIENSQEKISTVVGIGKVLPKNGIIPLSISQTNQVVALYKKMGDTVQAGELIFKMKAVSENLDVQLAKSSLQATLDKNKASAVDYEIEQIKLNELKQLFLTSKKLYNQKAETKQKVYLDSIAYVQQLQKVNQSKLNKVANNELMNEKEVQLKTALNKLNEQEFRALQSGILIRFDVALGQVLTANSIFGELAELSDLVIEGEVDELYASDIKTGQEVEIYLVGQNTMIAKGTISFAASSLQNKSIIYETIGEGSDRRVRRFTVAISNENKSLLINQKVECKIKI
- a CDS encoding ABC transporter permease, giving the protein MFALAWKFIRFDRAKSVGIITAIVISIFLIGQQVGLLLFLMGLMGNLVGNANVKDNQIWVIESQTQNANTLTKIDIRYVQQLQSINGIEQAYPVVIGNAEAKFLDGNTASVQIIGSDAPDFVIGPNQSRIFQGNLNDLTLPEAVSVEFFNAKSWNTKLHLNKQIELNSKSAQVKLITKNAQAFGGNYVYTNLFNARYYGNIEPSKVSLIVLNINKQTNKQDVISNINSQYPNLRAWDAKALQKSTVKEILISSNMGMSFGTLVVFAMISGFFIIGLTLYSSALDRVKDYGTLKAIGANKSYVNRLLITQALLYALIGFSIAFLLLIGFSQGVKKSGLEINFSFEFISFLLGITLFISIGGSLFAVRKISKLEPASVF